In a genomic window of Nodosilinea sp. E11:
- the rplQ gene encoding 50S ribosomal protein L17, which produces MRHRCRVHQLGKPADQRKALLRSLTTELIRHGRITTTKARAKAVREEADRMITLAKDGSLPARRQAMGYIYDKQLVHALFSQASERYGARDGGYTRIVRTVRRRGDNSEMAIIELT; this is translated from the coding sequence ATGCGTCACCGTTGTCGCGTTCATCAATTAGGGAAGCCCGCAGACCAGCGTAAGGCCCTACTTCGCTCCTTGACTACCGAGTTAATCCGCCATGGTCGAATCACCACAACCAAAGCTCGGGCTAAGGCTGTGCGCGAAGAAGCCGATCGCATGATCACATTGGCCAAGGATGGCTCTTTGCCTGCCCGACGCCAAGCGATGGGTTACATCTACGATAAGCAGTTAGTGCACGCCCTGTTCAGCCAAGCAAGTGAGCGCTATGGTGCTCGCGATGGTGGCTATACTCGCATCGTCAGAACTGTTCGTCGCCGTGGCGACAACTCTGAGATGGCCATCATTGAGTTGACCTAG
- the truA gene encoding tRNA pseudouridine(38-40) synthase TruA encodes MEKSSPIQRSLESQPAEFAEQTQRVALVVQYVGTHLHGWQWQPNARTVQGEIEAAIRSVLGYDARLSGAGRTDSGVHAAAQVAHFDAPNFIPAHRWADVLNARLPDDILIRASARVADTWHAQFSACWRRYRYTLYTGQQPNLFVRPFVWHYYRHYLDQGKIQTALDAMVGHHDMSAFHRARSGKSHSWVDLQAAECSRQDTFLTVELQAKGFLYGMVRLIMGLVVKVGSGDLTPIEFGHLWQQRQRHRVKYAAPAQGLCLLRVGYDDNPFAQDVWFDAQPHFFWGSSVA; translated from the coding sequence ATGGAGAAGTCGTCACCCATACAGCGCAGCTTAGAAAGCCAGCCTGCCGAGTTTGCTGAACAAACTCAGCGGGTCGCTCTAGTTGTGCAGTATGTCGGCACTCATCTCCACGGCTGGCAGTGGCAACCCAATGCCCGTACGGTGCAGGGCGAGATCGAAGCAGCGATTCGTTCCGTATTGGGTTATGACGCACGTCTCAGTGGAGCTGGTCGTACCGATAGTGGCGTTCATGCAGCGGCTCAGGTAGCTCACTTTGATGCCCCTAACTTTATCCCGGCTCACCGCTGGGCTGATGTGTTAAATGCTCGACTGCCTGATGACATTCTGATTCGAGCATCGGCAAGGGTGGCCGATACCTGGCATGCCCAGTTTTCGGCCTGTTGGCGGCGCTACCGATATACCCTTTACACGGGGCAGCAGCCTAACCTGTTTGTGCGTCCCTTCGTGTGGCACTACTATCGCCACTACTTAGACCAGGGCAAAATTCAGACGGCGCTTGATGCTATGGTGGGCCACCACGATATGTCTGCCTTTCACCGGGCGCGATCGGGCAAGAGTCATTCTTGGGTAGATCTGCAAGCTGCCGAGTGTAGTCGTCAAGACACATTTCTCACGGTTGAGCTTCAAGCCAAGGGTTTTTTATACGGCATGGTACGGCTGATTATGGGTTTGGTGGTCAAAGTCGGTAGCGGCGACCTCACACCGATAGAGTTTGGTCACCTTTGGCAACAGCGCCAGCGTCATAGGGTCAAGTATGCCGCCCCGGCCCAAGGCTTATGTCTACTCCGGGTAGGATACGACGATAATCCCTTCGCTCAAGACGTGTGGTTTGACGCCCAGCCTCACTTCTTTTGGGGGTCATCAGTGGCCTAA